A window from Chloroflexota bacterium encodes these proteins:
- a CDS encoding extracellular solute-binding protein, translated as MTRRELLGSALLGAQVLLVAACGGDDEDDAEQPRAAPEAPQASVPQVAREPVTLKVAAVLDRHGNSVGDAIERWNEGGVPGAPEDVRLQRVKIGIPWSPEPLTLIERAQVTLRAFLSEQESAGIPPDLLMVNTFFDFPWGYGSGLVQPIDRYLQQDRTEPIGKFLPAALELVRYQSQTMALPVALEAGVTRYKPKQFTDAGISLPDKGWTREQFIAAAQQLTKDTDSDGNVDEWGFSAARLYSGWLPFVLQELDEDVINLDTGAVRLTDSAALRGLQFWDELGRVHGIMPHGLTVTADHFDADFTTLLSGMLFWSYIPPSNMLPGQQAPLPAGPRDVTPLAVSQAVAIPTVARDAALSYEVLRPFALHLGEHLLMPPVIAGQQHIEKPSTEYLELMLPPEDRELVFNLLDTARASPLASSLMMTIRLFERLTLPLARSEISVEQAAQHGQDWLESYLKE; from the coding sequence GTGACGAGACGTGAGTTACTCGGCAGTGCCTTGCTTGGTGCGCAGGTGCTCCTCGTGGCTGCGTGCGGTGGCGACGATGAGGACGACGCGGAGCAGCCGCGCGCTGCGCCGGAGGCGCCGCAAGCCTCAGTGCCGCAAGTTGCCCGCGAGCCCGTAACGCTGAAGGTTGCCGCTGTGCTGGACCGGCACGGCAATTCCGTCGGCGATGCCATCGAGCGCTGGAATGAGGGCGGGGTCCCGGGCGCTCCTGAAGATGTCCGGCTACAACGCGTCAAGATTGGCATTCCGTGGTCGCCCGAGCCGCTGACACTCATCGAACGCGCGCAGGTCACATTGAGAGCGTTCCTGAGCGAACAAGAGTCTGCCGGCATACCGCCGGACTTGCTCATGGTCAACACATTCTTTGACTTCCCCTGGGGATATGGGAGCGGCCTAGTGCAGCCGATCGACCGGTACCTGCAGCAAGATCGCACCGAACCGATAGGGAAGTTTCTCCCCGCTGCGCTCGAGTTGGTGCGCTATCAAAGCCAGACCATGGCGCTGCCGGTTGCTCTGGAAGCCGGCGTGACGCGGTACAAACCCAAGCAATTCACCGATGCCGGCATTTCGCTGCCCGACAAGGGCTGGACCCGCGAACAATTCATCGCCGCTGCCCAGCAGCTTACCAAGGATACCGATAGCGACGGGAATGTGGATGAGTGGGGATTCAGCGCAGCGAGACTGTATTCAGGCTGGTTGCCGTTCGTGTTGCAGGAGCTGGACGAAGACGTGATAAACCTCGATACCGGCGCAGTGCGCTTGACGGACTCCGCGGCGCTACGCGGCCTTCAGTTCTGGGATGAATTGGGGCGCGTGCACGGCATCATGCCGCATGGCTTAACCGTGACCGCGGACCACTTTGATGCGGACTTCACCACTTTGTTGTCTGGCATGCTCTTCTGGAGTTATATACCTCCCAGCAACATGCTGCCGGGCCAACAAGCCCCGCTGCCGGCCGGGCCCCGGGACGTGACGCCGCTCGCGGTCTCGCAGGCAGTGGCAATACCTACCGTTGCGCGCGATGCCGCCCTTTCCTACGAGGTGTTGCGGCCGTTTGCCCTTCACCTTGGCGAGCACCTCCTCATGCCGCCCGTTATTGCGGGACAGCAGCACATTGAGAAACCCTCTACTGAATACTTGGAACTCATGCTGCCGCCCGAGGACAGGGAGCTCGTGTTTAATCTGCTCGATACCGCCCGGGCATCACCGTTGGCGAGCAGCCTTATGATGACGATTCGGCTATTTGAACGGCTGACGCTGCCGCTGGCGCGTAGTGAGATAAGCGTGGAACAAGCCGCGCAGCACGGGCAAGACTGGCTGGAATCTTACTTGAAGGAATGA